The following coding sequences are from one Methanococcoides orientis window:
- the pheA gene encoding prephenate dehydratase, with the protein MIVGVLGPAGSYSDKAAKGWMKKQGIDGKASLLYYDDITDTFSAVIEGRTDMGIVPIENSIEGSVGITLDLLLESDVTIIGEIVVPIKHCLLSKGKISDIRIILSHPQALAQCRQFIRTHFKDVEIRTTGSTSHAAKLANEFEEMAAIASEESAKAYGLNILMPNIQDREQNHTRFIAIRKNDKEMDESNINEADIHKTSVIVYIGNDRAGSLYEILGEFAKRDINLTRIESRPSKRSLGDYLFYIDLEGNTSDAVIKDALYHIDSKVSMLKVLGSYNGYLLDN; encoded by the coding sequence ATGATCGTTGGCGTACTTGGACCTGCAGGGTCCTACTCAGATAAAGCTGCAAAAGGCTGGATGAAAAAACAGGGGATCGACGGGAAAGCATCCCTGTTATACTATGATGACATTACTGACACTTTTTCCGCGGTCATCGAAGGAAGAACAGACATGGGTATCGTTCCCATTGAAAATTCTATTGAAGGTTCAGTTGGTATCACGCTTGATCTTTTGCTTGAAAGTGATGTTACTATTATAGGAGAGATTGTTGTACCGATCAAGCACTGCCTGCTATCCAAAGGCAAGATCTCTGATATCAGGATCATACTTTCACATCCACAGGCACTTGCACAGTGCAGGCAGTTCATAAGGACACATTTCAAGGATGTGGAGATACGCACAACAGGAAGCACATCACATGCTGCCAAACTTGCTAATGAGTTCGAGGAAATGGCAGCCATTGCATCAGAAGAATCAGCAAAAGCATATGGTCTCAATATACTGATGCCAAATATTCAGGACCGGGAGCAGAATCATACCCGTTTTATTGCTATCCGGAAAAATGATAAGGAAATGGATGAAAGCAATATCAATGAAGCTGATATTCATAAGACCTCCGTAATAGTCTATATCGGGAATGACCGAGCTGGTTCGCTATATGAGATCCTTGGTGAATTTGCAAAGAGGGATATAAATCTTACAAGGATCGAGTCAAGACCATCCAAGCGTTCGCTCGGTGACTACCTGTTCTATATCGATCTGGAAGGTAACACATCCGATGCAGTTATAAAAGATGCTCTATATCATATTGATTCCAAAGTGTCCATGCTGAAGGTTCTTGGGTCTTATAATGGCTACCTTCTGGATAACTAA
- a CDS encoding DUF7502 family protein, translating into MDIDAFIKKQESAANKYKRIYKILDFSIITLILFTLLKILKFDQVLFEFRTFELYADSTYGPSDAISAGILFLAVISIFIAVLLTFAIHFRDRKIQIVPLIEEKFPPLNEKLRTANDNKNIHNIIVDELMGNVLEIASKVNSSELLEKKRFKASMALLVASLAIFSFVMVTDYQSDVDPGDLADIIQDLPGMPGNENATSPDESFTLEGESGNGGEEDLIGEPAVIVVEGEEVDLSLPPGAGTGFTGGEESEELPPDFVSSSAYEVGLISSPAYYEQLPEGYESIIKEYFEEMAKN; encoded by the coding sequence ATGGATATTGATGCATTTATTAAAAAACAGGAGTCTGCTGCTAATAAATACAAGCGTATCTATAAGATACTTGATTTTTCTATTATCACATTAATATTATTCACTCTGCTGAAGATACTGAAGTTCGACCAGGTACTTTTCGAATTCAGGACCTTTGAACTATATGCAGATTCAACATACGGTCCCTCAGATGCCATTTCGGCCGGGATCTTGTTCCTTGCAGTAATATCCATATTCATTGCGGTCCTGCTTACCTTTGCCATACATTTCCGGGACAGGAAGATCCAGATAGTACCGCTTATCGAAGAAAAGTTCCCTCCATTGAACGAGAAGTTACGAACTGCGAACGATAACAAGAATATCCATAACATCATTGTTGACGAGCTCATGGGCAATGTCCTGGAGATCGCCTCAAAGGTCAACTCTTCCGAGCTTCTGGAAAAGAAGAGGTTCAAGGCAAGCATGGCACTTCTTGTTGCCTCCCTTGCGATCTTCAGTTTTGTCATGGTAACCGATTATCAGTCGGACGTTGACCCCGGTGACCTTGCAGATATTATCCAGGACCTGCCAGGCATGCCTGGTAATGAGAATGCGACATCCCCTGACGAGTCATTTACACTTGAAGGTGAAAGCGGGAACGGTGGCGAAGAAGATCTTATTGGTGAGCCGGCTGTGATCGTAGTTGAAGGAGAAGAGGTCGATCTCTCACTTCCACCTGGGGCAGGAACCGGTTTTACAGGAGGGGAGGAAAGTGAGGAACTACCACCTGATTTTGTGAGCTCGTCTGCTTATGAGGTCGGACTGATCTCATCGCCTGCTTATTATGAGCAACTCCCCGAAGGCTACGAGAGTATCATTAAGGAATACTTCGAGGAGATGGCAAAGAACTGA
- a CDS encoding AAA family ATPase, with translation MNSNDAGSGELERVYKGAGDAFAALFNEISKVIVGQKDTVEQIVIAILCNGHALMESNPGLGKTLTVSTIARTMDLDFSRIQCTPDLMPADITGTHIIEEKGGSKEFKFEPGPVFANIVLADEVNRASPKTQSALLEAMQEKQVTVGNDTFLLDKPFFLLATQNPIEMEGTFPLPEAQLDRFLLKILLDYPSFDEEKEIVRRYTQYDEPQVRKVLDKKMVLQLQRLTRDMPIADDIKDRAIRVVMATRKWTDFIEYGASPRASIGLILAAKARALVNSRNFVSNEDIDVMAYPILRHRILLTFESERRGITPDQVIKEILTKVK, from the coding sequence ATGAATTCCAATGACGCCGGATCCGGTGAACTTGAACGGGTCTACAAAGGTGCTGGAGATGCCTTTGCAGCACTTTTCAATGAGATATCAAAGGTCATAGTCGGACAGAAGGATACAGTTGAACAGATCGTCATTGCGATCCTGTGTAACGGTCATGCACTTATGGAGAGTAATCCAGGACTTGGAAAGACACTGACAGTATCCACCATAGCCAGGACAATGGACCTTGATTTCAGCAGGATACAGTGTACTCCGGACCTTATGCCTGCAGATATTACAGGCACACACATCATAGAGGAAAAAGGCGGAAGCAAGGAATTCAAGTTCGAGCCAGGACCAGTCTTTGCAAATATCGTTCTTGCAGATGAGGTGAACCGTGCTTCTCCAAAGACACAGTCAGCATTGCTTGAAGCTATGCAGGAAAAGCAGGTCACCGTTGGAAATGATACCTTCCTGCTTGACAAACCGTTCTTCTTACTTGCAACCCAGAACCCTATTGAGATGGAAGGTACTTTCCCGCTTCCTGAGGCACAGCTTGACAGGTTCCTTTTGAAGATCCTGCTGGACTATCCCTCCTTTGATGAAGAAAAAGAGATCGTAAGACGCTACACACAGTATGATGAACCACAGGTCAGGAAAGTACTTGACAAGAAAATGGTACTACAATTACAGCGCCTCACAAGGGATATGCCAATTGCTGACGACATAAAGGACAGGGCTATCAGAGTTGTAATGGCTACCCGCAAATGGACGGATTTCATCGAATATGGTGCATCACCACGAGCATCTATCGGTCTGATACTTGCAGCAAAAGCACGTGCATTGGTAAATAGCAGGAACTTTGTCAGCAACGAGGATATCGATGTCATGGCATATCCGATCCTAAGACACAGGATCCTTCTGACCTTCGAGTCTGAAAGACGTGGTATAACTCCTGATCAGGTCATCAAGGAAATATTGACAAAGGTCAAATGA
- the ppsA gene encoding phosphoenolpyruvate synthase: MGDRKYIRWFEEIRIEDIPSVGGKNASLGEMYRELTEKDIKIPNGFAVTADAYWHVLESAGVLQELKDSLEGLDTADVTDLAERGKKARSIVLDAGIPDDLWEEIKEAYDKLSEEYGVETDVAVRSSATAEDLPDASFAGQQETYLNVHGYHSLKDACNRCFASLFTDRAISYRVHHKFDHFKVGLSIGVMKMVRSDLASSGVIFTIDTESGFEDVVFITGAYGLGENVVQGLVNPDEFYVFKPTLKEGYRPIIKKKPGSKEIKMIYGRGDSRILTRNVEVPLADRRKFCINDEEILQLAKYAATIEDHYSKKKGKAVPMDIEWAKDGNTDELFIVQARPETVQSRKRKDVLETYFLDEHSNVLVSGRSVGDKIAAGKVHVIDDVSKLSSFQHGEILVADTTTPDWEPIMKRAAAIITNKGGRTCHAAIVSRELGVPAVVGAEDATEKLKNGMDVTMSCAEGDIGRVYEGILPFHIETVDLKGLGKTKTEMMMNLGNPEEAFGLSMIPNDGIGLARLEFIITSYIKVHPMALIHPEKMEDEGVLEEIEKLTSGYKTKEDYFVEKLSQGVATIVASFYPKPVVVRMSDFKSNEYASLIGGEYFEFEESNPMIGFRGASRYYDERYREGFALECRAMKKVRDEMGLTNLILMIPFCRRIEEAEKVIAEMKKNGLERGQNGLQVYVMCEIPSNVLLIDEFSKYFDGFSIGSNDLTQLTLGVDRDSEILASSFDERDEAVKKIVSMAVQGAKRNGKHSGICGQAPSDFPEFAEFLVREGIDSISLNPDSVMKISLKVLETEKEME, from the coding sequence ATGGGAGATCGTAAATACATTCGATGGTTCGAAGAGATACGTATAGAGGACATACCTTCGGTCGGAGGAAAGAACGCCTCTCTCGGTGAGATGTATCGTGAACTCACAGAGAAAGATATAAAGATACCAAACGGTTTTGCAGTTACAGCAGATGCTTACTGGCACGTCCTGGAATCTGCAGGTGTGCTGCAAGAACTTAAGGATAGTCTGGAGGGACTGGATACAGCAGATGTAACTGACCTTGCTGAAAGAGGGAAAAAAGCAAGGAGTATAGTACTCGATGCAGGAATTCCGGATGACCTTTGGGAAGAGATCAAAGAAGCCTACGACAAACTGAGTGAAGAGTACGGAGTTGAGACCGACGTAGCAGTCCGCAGTTCTGCAACAGCAGAGGACCTTCCTGATGCTTCATTTGCAGGACAGCAGGAAACCTACCTTAACGTGCACGGCTACCACTCTCTGAAAGATGCATGTAACCGTTGCTTTGCCTCTCTTTTCACGGACAGGGCGATCTCCTATCGTGTACATCATAAATTCGACCACTTCAAGGTCGGCTTGTCAATAGGTGTCATGAAGATGGTACGCTCAGACCTTGCATCCAGCGGTGTGATATTTACCATCGATACCGAATCCGGATTTGAAGATGTTGTCTTCATTACCGGAGCCTACGGCCTCGGTGAAAACGTCGTGCAGGGACTTGTCAACCCGGATGAGTTCTACGTTTTCAAACCGACCCTGAAAGAAGGTTACAGGCCTATCATCAAAAAGAAGCCGGGTAGCAAAGAGATAAAGATGATCTACGGGCGCGGGGATTCACGCATACTTACCCGTAATGTGGAAGTTCCTCTTGCAGACCGGAGGAAATTCTGCATTAACGATGAGGAGATTCTCCAGCTTGCAAAATATGCAGCCACCATCGAGGACCACTATTCCAAAAAGAAAGGTAAGGCTGTACCCATGGATATCGAGTGGGCAAAGGATGGTAACACCGATGAGTTGTTCATTGTACAGGCAAGACCTGAGACGGTCCAGTCGAGGAAGAGAAAAGATGTCCTTGAGACATACTTCCTTGATGAGCATTCGAACGTTCTTGTAAGCGGCAGAAGTGTGGGTGACAAGATAGCTGCCGGTAAGGTCCATGTTATCGACGATGTTTCCAAGCTATCATCCTTCCAACACGGAGAGATACTGGTAGCCGATACCACAACCCCTGACTGGGAACCTATCATGAAGCGTGCCGCTGCCATCATTACAAACAAGGGCGGAAGGACCTGCCATGCAGCTATCGTCAGCCGTGAGCTGGGAGTTCCTGCGGTCGTGGGTGCAGAGGATGCTACTGAAAAATTGAAGAACGGAATGGATGTCACTATGAGTTGTGCTGAAGGTGATATCGGTAGGGTCTACGAAGGAATACTGCCTTTCCACATCGAAACGGTTGACCTCAAGGGCTTAGGAAAAACAAAGACCGAGATGATGATGAACCTTGGTAATCCGGAAGAGGCATTTGGACTTTCCATGATACCGAACGATGGTATCGGACTTGCAAGACTTGAGTTCATCATTACAAGTTACATCAAGGTCCACCCTATGGCACTGATCCATCCTGAAAAGATGGAAGATGAGGGTGTGCTTGAGGAAATTGAGAAACTAACCTCTGGATACAAGACCAAGGAAGATTATTTCGTGGAAAAGCTTTCCCAGGGAGTGGCGACCATTGTAGCCTCATTCTATCCGAAACCTGTGGTGGTGCGTATGAGCGACTTCAAGTCGAACGAGTATGCCAGCCTTATCGGTGGAGAATATTTCGAGTTCGAAGAGAGCAATCCGATGATAGGTTTCAGGGGTGCATCACGCTATTATGATGAGCGCTACAGGGAAGGATTCGCACTTGAGTGCAGGGCTATGAAGAAGGTCAGGGACGAGATGGGACTGACAAATCTTATCCTTATGATACCTTTCTGCAGGCGTATCGAGGAAGCGGAAAAAGTGATCGCTGAAATGAAAAAGAACGGTCTGGAAAGAGGACAGAACGGCCTGCAGGTCTATGTGATGTGCGAGATCCCGAGCAATGTGTTGTTGATAGATGAGTTCAGCAAATACTTTGATGGCTTTTCCATTGGTTCCAATGACCTCACTCAGCTGACCCTTGGAGTTGACAGGGATTCTGAGATACTGGCATCGTCCTTTGATGAAAGGGATGAGGCTGTGAAGAAGATCGTTTCCATGGCAGTGCAGGGTGCAAAAAGGAATGGTAAGCACAGCGGGATATGTGGTCAGGCGCCAAGTGATTTTCCCGAATTTGCTGAGTTCCTTGTGAGGGAAGGTATTGATTCTATTTCGCTGAATCCGGATTCTGTGATGAAGATCTCATTGAAGGTACTGGAAACCGAGAAAGAGATGGAATGA
- the mtaA gene encoding methylcobamide:CoM methyltransferase MtaA: MTNLTQKERLLKALKKETVDKIPVLSVTQTGIEDLMDQTGAAWPEAHSDPEKMATLAIASHEVCGLEGVRYPYCLTVLAEAMGCEVNMGTKDRQPSVTDHPYPKGVDNLEMPADLLKNGRIPAVLEASKIIREKVGDDIPLIAGMEGPVTLASDLASVKKFMKWSIKKPDDFETILDFATDACIEYANALADAGADVICVPDPVASPDLMNPSTFDAMLKPRLARFAEAVKCPMVLHVCGNVTPILDMMADCKFEGLSIEEKVADLKGAIATAGDRAVIVGNVSSPFTLLAGDVAKVKEDSKNALEDGVAVLAPGCGIAPKTPIENIKALVEARDDFFA; the protein is encoded by the coding sequence ATGACCAATCTAACCCAAAAAGAAAGATTATTGAAAGCATTAAAAAAAGAAACAGTTGACAAGATCCCTGTACTATCCGTTACGCAGACAGGTATAGAAGATCTTATGGATCAGACCGGTGCTGCATGGCCGGAAGCCCACTCAGATCCTGAAAAGATGGCAACTCTTGCTATCGCATCCCATGAGGTCTGTGGTCTGGAAGGCGTGAGGTACCCATACTGTCTTACCGTCCTTGCAGAAGCAATGGGCTGTGAGGTCAACATGGGCACAAAGGACAGGCAACCATCTGTTACTGATCACCCATATCCAAAAGGTGTTGATAACCTTGAGATGCCTGCAGACCTCTTAAAAAATGGAAGGATACCTGCTGTCCTCGAAGCATCAAAGATCATAAGGGAAAAGGTAGGAGATGATATTCCACTAATTGCAGGTATGGAAGGCCCTGTAACCCTTGCATCCGATCTTGCAAGTGTCAAAAAGTTCATGAAATGGTCGATCAAGAAACCTGATGACTTTGAGACCATCCTTGATTTTGCAACAGATGCATGCATCGAATACGCAAATGCACTGGCAGATGCAGGTGCAGATGTTATCTGTGTGCCGGATCCTGTGGCATCCCCGGATCTTATGAACCCTTCCACATTTGATGCAATGCTCAAGCCAAGGCTTGCAAGATTTGCAGAAGCTGTCAAGTGTCCGATGGTCCTACACGTCTGTGGCAATGTTACACCTATCCTTGACATGATGGCAGACTGCAAGTTTGAAGGTCTCAGCATTGAAGAGAAAGTAGCAGACCTTAAAGGTGCAATCGCAACAGCAGGTGACAGGGCAGTGATCGTAGGCAACGTCTCCAGTCCTTTCACATTGCTTGCAGGTGATGTTGCAAAGGTCAAAGAAGACTCAAAGAATGCTCTGGAAGACGGTGTTGCTGTATTAGCCCCTGGCTGTGGTATTGCACCAAAGACACCTATCGAGAACATCAAAGCACTTGTTGAAGCAAGAGACGATTTCTTTGCTTGA
- a CDS encoding DUF58 domain-containing protein, which yields MSDRKHRIDVDFFRQLDRFTFMVRKRVSSAYAGSRRSTHSGRGLDTIGYVEYHPGDDLKSIDWNVYARSEKLYVREFEEDKSVTTHILLDSSNSMDYSTVDVTKYEYGAMLAAGFAYLVTKDNDKFGISTYADNIAISQTHRGRRYLLRDIDRLAEVELEGQTALNSCVEQYERVIRSRSLIVIISDFMEDLSSIESAIYRLSHHDLMLIQVLDPSESDLSMHGHVKLMDLETDDELKTYLSNNFKDKYQEELQAHIDGIRNICDHVGADFFTFTTDTPVFDAFFHTISGRRI from the coding sequence ATGAGTGACAGGAAACACAGGATCGATGTGGATTTCTTCCGTCAGCTGGACCGCTTTACTTTCATGGTAAGAAAGCGGGTGTCCAGTGCCTATGCAGGAAGCAGGCGTTCAACACATAGCGGTCGCGGTCTTGATACCATTGGGTATGTTGAGTATCATCCCGGTGATGACCTGAAATCCATTGACTGGAATGTGTATGCAAGATCTGAAAAGCTTTATGTGAGGGAGTTCGAAGAGGACAAATCAGTAACTACCCACATACTGCTGGATTCCAGTAATAGTATGGACTATTCTACCGTCGATGTTACAAAATACGAGTATGGAGCCATGCTTGCCGCCGGTTTTGCATATCTTGTCACCAAGGATAACGACAAGTTCGGCATATCCACATATGCTGATAATATAGCGATCTCCCAGACACACAGAGGCAGACGTTACCTTCTCAGGGACATCGACCGTCTTGCAGAAGTGGAGCTTGAAGGTCAGACCGCATTGAACAGCTGTGTTGAACAGTATGAGCGTGTTATACGTTCACGGTCACTTATTGTCATTATTTCAGATTTCATGGAAGACCTGAGTTCCATTGAATCAGCTATCTACCGATTATCGCATCACGACCTCATGCTTATACAGGTGCTTGACCCTTCTGAAAGCGATCTGTCCATGCACGGGCATGTAAAGCTCATGGACCTTGAAACAGATGATGAACTGAAGACATACCTGAGCAACAATTTCAAGGACAAATACCAGGAAGAACTACAGGCCCATATCGATGGGATCAGGAACATCTGCGACCATGTCGGTGCCGATTTCTTTACATTCACAACTGATACACCTGTATTTGATGCGTTCTTCCACACAATTAGCGGGAGGAGGATCTGA
- a CDS encoding vWA domain-containing protein has translation MPFENTLGLAALASVIPLIILYLLRPKPLQLKIPSLMFLMRAEQKKKRFASLRRLIRDPIFLAQLLVLILISIAVAAPFYTSEESLSGEHTIFVIDASASMNTDGRFDSATEIAKTYVSKKNSIILAQNIPVTVLEAEGSSATKDTLDGLSGKGTVADLSTSITNAMRMLSNEGGRIIVISDFTNWEGEDPVSAKRLAESYGMKVSFVRVGAPADNVGIIQGWLEAEENGYTYNCVVKNYNEITQNVNLDIDTSGSETKKSVTLTVSPFSTSEFKLTNLGPGVTKIRITKDDSLITDNTAYISIPSDVHNELLLVTDVKNSPAAVSLSLLPNIRATQSNNVPSDLSDYKVIVIDTQQRALTAEEVTLLDSFINDGGEALFIASPTLDPAAANFDLLKVLPVKPIATMQSNNGETLKVVQETRLTEDVRFEDIAVYTYLNATLRSDAVSLVNTDSGIPMLAYWSVGDGTVMYLGLSDELGENAWNNFHNLPEYPVLWAKIIAWLGGAGDIGDYNIQTGAISALPNEQDVSTPTGTVTTSRLLYDEAGIYEVAGKKIAVNLYDDMESDTTIDSSGVLDRATSQEGSQIVRENTYTTKNYIDIYLIIIAMLLVIVEILIIRSRGEL, from the coding sequence ATGCCTTTTGAGAACACACTGGGACTTGCAGCCCTTGCAAGTGTGATCCCACTTATTATATTGTACCTGTTACGACCAAAGCCACTTCAGCTGAAGATCCCGTCCCTGATGTTCCTGATGCGGGCAGAACAGAAGAAAAAACGGTTCGCATCCCTTAGAAGACTTATCAGGGACCCTATATTCCTTGCACAATTACTGGTGCTAATACTGATCTCTATTGCAGTGGCAGCCCCATTCTATACATCCGAGGAAAGCCTGAGTGGAGAGCACACTATCTTTGTCATCGATGCTTCTGCAAGCATGAACACTGACGGAAGGTTCGACAGTGCCACTGAGATCGCCAAGACATATGTCAGCAAGAAGAACAGCATCATCCTTGCACAGAACATCCCGGTCACAGTTCTTGAAGCCGAGGGGTCTTCAGCTACAAAGGACACGCTTGACGGATTATCGGGGAAAGGTACGGTGGCAGACCTGTCAACTTCCATAACGAATGCCATGCGAATGCTTTCTAACGAAGGCGGAAGGATAATCGTCATATCAGATTTCACCAACTGGGAGGGAGAGGATCCCGTCTCTGCAAAGAGACTTGCTGAATCCTACGGTATGAAGGTAAGTTTCGTCAGGGTCGGAGCTCCTGCTGATAACGTTGGCATAATTCAGGGCTGGCTCGAGGCTGAAGAGAACGGTTACACTTACAACTGTGTTGTCAAGAACTACAACGAGATAACACAGAATGTCAACCTGGATATCGATACATCCGGAAGCGAGACTAAGAAGAGCGTTACACTTACTGTCAGTCCTTTTTCAACCAGTGAGTTCAAGCTGACGAACCTTGGACCTGGCGTTACAAAAATCAGGATAACAAAAGATGACAGTCTCATAACTGATAATACAGCTTACATCTCAATTCCTTCGGACGTTCACAACGAACTGCTCCTTGTGACCGATGTTAAGAATTCGCCAGCTGCAGTTTCACTTTCATTGTTGCCGAACATAAGGGCAACCCAGTCGAACAATGTTCCATCAGACCTTAGTGATTACAAGGTTATCGTGATAGACACACAACAAAGAGCATTGACTGCCGAAGAGGTCACACTCCTTGATTCTTTCATAAACGACGGCGGAGAAGCGCTGTTCATCGCATCCCCGACACTTGATCCGGCAGCTGCGAACTTTGACCTGCTCAAGGTGCTTCCGGTAAAACCAATTGCCACAATGCAAAGCAACAACGGTGAAACCCTGAAGGTTGTGCAGGAGACAAGACTTACAGAAGATGTGAGATTCGAGGATATTGCAGTTTACACATACCTTAATGCTACCCTCAGGTCAGATGCAGTTTCCCTTGTAAATACTGATTCAGGCATCCCTATGCTGGCTTACTGGAGCGTCGGTGACGGAACAGTGATGTACCTGGGCTTAAGCGATGAGCTTGGTGAAAATGCATGGAACAATTTCCACAACCTGCCTGAGTACCCAGTCCTCTGGGCAAAGATTATCGCATGGCTTGGCGGAGCAGGAGATATCGGTGACTACAACATCCAGACAGGTGCTATTTCCGCACTTCCAAATGAACAGGATGTATCTACACCTACCGGAACCGTGACCACCAGCAGGTTGCTCTATGATGAGGCCGGGATCTACGAGGTTGCAGGAAAGAAAATTGCTGTCAATCTTTACGATGATATGGAATCAGACACCACCATCGATTCATCAGGTGTTCTGGACCGTGCCACATCCCAGGAAGGTTCCCAGATAGTTAGGGAAAATACCTACACAACCAAGAATTACATTGACATTTATCTCATAATCATTGCCATGCTATTGGTGATCGTTGAGATTCTTATTATCAGAAGCCGGGGTGAGCTATGA
- a CDS encoding sulfatase-like hydrolase/transferase, with product MKNGHTSNNIHKVGWIFLIICFIVSFIAPQAGALSQTEINPISTPDGAVILIIDGLGSSYIYPEFTPYALDGAIIEKPVARNISMISDKGLRVVNVLTPSTEGESGHSVIVTGNSGATPAMVAYTDATIYDIAHKNGYLTFGILQKGDIPEILAEQDVAVHDITTSINDPQMEVIANFQYDSQYEDLETSITEALEINAESAPAYIEQYPEGSIERYYAYNRWAMDTAVQVLDLMHETYPEQKFILTINVGAVDTAGLYRRGEGYADTIEDLDIMIGELYELTEKNDLALIITSDHGMTFQSADGRGGSKSDKYASQPEVLRIPFIVISKNLNNEVPEGEFGQQDIAPTILSVLDLPDEMRFTNGRSLASKGYVNFKIILPERGAVTISRGNELVANTTGDDSYIFYGLEPNKQYDIRVETAEEPNEILKRTVYSDTDQVIRFDPVPDASKASGNVGQKDIRRTLGSVLIILINLAGLGIIFRLIKK from the coding sequence ATGAAAAACGGGCATACATCTAATAATATTCATAAAGTTGGATGGATTTTTCTAATTATTTGTTTCATAGTTTCCTTTATCGCACCCCAGGCTGGCGCACTCTCCCAGACAGAGATCAATCCGATTAGCACACCAGATGGAGCAGTCATTCTAATTATCGATGGACTTGGTTCATCCTACATTTATCCTGAATTTACCCCTTATGCACTCGATGGTGCGATCATTGAAAAGCCGGTGGCCAGAAATATCTCCATGATATCAGACAAAGGCCTGCGAGTGGTTAATGTATTAACCCCCTCAACAGAAGGTGAGAGCGGACATTCAGTGATCGTAACGGGAAATTCCGGAGCAACTCCTGCAATGGTTGCTTACACCGATGCAACGATCTATGACATTGCACATAAAAATGGATACCTTACTTTTGGAATACTCCAGAAAGGTGACATCCCGGAAATACTCGCAGAACAGGATGTGGCCGTACATGACATCACGACATCCATCAATGACCCGCAGATGGAAGTTATTGCAAATTTCCAGTATGATAGCCAGTATGAAGATCTGGAAACATCCATAACAGAGGCCCTGGAAATTAATGCAGAATCAGCACCAGCCTACATTGAACAATATCCTGAAGGTAGCATTGAACGTTACTATGCTTACAACCGCTGGGCCATGGACACTGCAGTTCAGGTTCTCGACCTGATGCATGAAACTTATCCTGAACAGAAGTTCATCCTTACTATCAACGTCGGTGCAGTGGATACGGCAGGACTCTATCGCAGGGGTGAAGGTTATGCGGATACTATCGAAGACCTCGACATAATGATAGGTGAACTGTACGAATTAACAGAAAAGAACGATTTGGCATTGATCATAACCTCTGACCACGGAATGACATTCCAGTCTGCAGACGGAAGAGGGGGGAGCAAATCGGATAAATATGCCAGTCAACCGGAAGTTCTCAGGATACCTTTTATTGTTATATCAAAAAACCTGAACAATGAGGTCCCTGAAGGCGAGTTCGGGCAGCAGGATATCGCACCTACCATCCTTAGTGTGCTTGATCTGCCTGATGAGATGCGTTTTACGAATGGCAGGTCTCTCGCATCAAAGGGCTATGTCAATTTTAAGATTATACTGCCTGAAAGAGGTGCTGTCACAATCTCCAGGGGCAATGAACTGGTCGCAAATACAACCGGAGATGATTCATATATTTTTTATGGACTTGAGCCGAACAAGCAGTATGATATCAGGGTGGAGACAGCAGAAGAACCAAACGAGATCCTGAAAAGAACCGTTTATTCAGATACCGACCAGGTTATCAGGTTCGATCCGGTTCCTGATGCTTCGAAAGCATCAGGGAATGTCGGACAAAAAGATATACGTCGTACGCTCGGTTCTGTTCTTATAATATTGATCAACCTGGCTGGACTGGGAATTATCTTCAGGCTAATTAAAAAATGA